The stretch of DNA TGGGGCAGTGACTGTGCCGCGCACCGTGTCCAGAATGGCGAGCATGGAGCCGAACAGCGGAATGGCATACAGGGCTGGCCCGGTGCTCAGAAAGTCGCTGAATTGCAGCAGCACGGCGGGAATCACAATGGCGAGGCTGAGCGGCGTGACGTAGGTCTGCGCTTCCTTGTAAGAGCGGGCGTAGATGCTGAGGGCGATCAGGATGGCGCTGATGAGCAGGGCCGCGCTGATGGCTGCACCGATCAGGGCCACTGCCGCGCCGAAGCCGAGGCTGAGTTGGCCCCCGAACGCCTGCGACAATTCCGCGCTGCTGGCCGACTGCCCGCGCTGCAACCAGGTGGCGACCACGCCACTGGCAAGGAATCCGATGATGCTGAAGCACGCGCTGGTCAGGGCCGTCAGGGTGGTCGCCAGCAGTTTTCCGGCCACCACCTCGCCGCGCCGCACAGGGGAGACCAGCAAACTTTCCAGCGTGCCGCGCTCCTTTTCGCCTGCAGTGGCGTCCAGCGCCGTTGCCATCGCGCCTGTCAGAATAAAGTTCAACATCAGCAAAGGAATCAGGAAGGCCAGTTGGCCGCTGCGCTGCTGCTGGGGCGGGCTGGCATCTACGGGTTTAATCCGAATGGGCGTGAGGGTGTCGGCGTTCAGCCCCAGCGTGGTCAGGCGCTCCAGCGTCAGCGTGCGGTTGTAGGCGTCGATGGTGTCTTCTACTTTGTCATACGCCCCGGTCTGGGCACGCAAGCTGGTCAGTTTGGCGTAGACCTCCAGCGTGCCTGTGCCGTCGCCAGCGCGGGTAGGCAGGGCGGCAGGGGCACGCAGCGCGGCTTCTACATTGCCGTCTGCCACTGCGGCGCGGGGGTCAGTGACGGCCACGAGGGTCACGCCCGCCCGCAGAACCGAGCCATCAGGGGCTTTTTCGTCGCGCTCCAGGGCCGCACGGAGGGTTGCAGGCAATGTCCCGACTACGCCCACCTTCTGGCGTTCCTGTTGTTGGCCGCCCACAAATTGGCCCAGCAATTGCGGCAGCCCCAGCGTAAAGAGCGGAATTAGCAGCAGCGGAATAAGGATCGTACCGATCAGCGTGCGGCGGTCTCGCAGGGTAGCCAGCAAGTCGCGCACGGCCACGCGCCACACCATGCCGGGGCGCAGGGCTTCGGAGTTGCGTTTAGACGGACGGGGGTTAGACGACATGGGCGGCCTCTCCTCTGGGTGTGCCGCGCAGCAGCGCAAAAAAAGCCCGTTCCAGATTGCGTTCCCCGGTGCGGCTCAGGATGCCTTGCAGGGTGTCTACCGTGACCAGTTTTCCTTCATGCAAAATCGCCATGCGGTCACAGACCTCCTCGGCCTCGCTCATCACGTGAGTGGAATACACCGTCAGGCGGCCTGGAGCGCGGGTGGCGGCCACAAAATCAAGCAGAGTACGCCGCGCAAAAATATCGAGGCCGCTGGACGCTTCATCGAGGATCAGCACGGCGGGATCGTGAATGACGGCGCGGGCAATCACGACTTTTTGACGCATTCCGGTGCTGTATTCGCCCGCCCGGACATCCAGCGTGCGGCCCAGTTCCAGCCGCGCATCAAGGTCGGCAATGCGCGTATCGGTCTGGCTGCGGCTCATACCGTAAAACCCAGCAAAGGAACGCAGCACCTCGCGCCCGGTCAGGCGGGCAGGCAGGCCCATGCCGCCGTTGACCACGCCCACCACGCGCCGCACTGCTTCCGGGTCGCGCTGCACGTCATGGCCTGCCACGGTTGCCGTGCCGGAAGTGGGTGTCAGAAGGGTCGCCAGCAGCCGCAGCAGCGTCGTTTTGCCCGCGCCGTTCGGCCCCAGCAGCCCAAACACTTCGCCGTCATGGGCAGAAAGAGTCACCTCCGAGAGTGCTGTGTGTTTTCCGTATGTCTTGGTGAGATTCTGAATTTCAAGCATGTTCCTGCACTCCTTCTGGATCGCTGAAAATCTCCTCTATAGGCCGCCCAAACACCCGTGCCAAGCGGAAGGCCAGCGGCAAGCTGGGGTCGTAACGGCCCGTTTCCAGTGCGTTCACGGTCTGGCGGCTCACGTCTAGCGCGGCGGCGAGGTCGGCCTGAGTCCACTGGCGCTCGGCCCGCAGCACCCTGATTCGGTTGTCCATGCCTACCCGCCTGTATCGCGGCGGTACAAGAAGGCGGTGACGGCGTAAAACGTGAGGAGGCTTAGGCCCCAGGGAATGTACAGAAGCCATACCGAGAGCTGAACTCCCGGCAGAGGCGTTTTGGCAAATGAGGGTGATAGACCACTAAAAACGCCCCACATGAGCAGGCCAGTCAGGGCGAAGGTACCCATGATGCCCGAGGCGGCCCACGCCTTCAGGTAGCGGGCGCGGCGAAATTCGTCCATGGTGCGGTACTGCCACAGCATCAGGCCGAGGGCGAGTGGCAGCATCAGGGCCAGAAAGAGTGGAATCCACGCAGGCCAGCGAAACAGCACTGCCATGCCCACCAAGACCAGCAGGGTCAGCGCAATCTCCACCCATTGCGTGCGGCGCATTTGATGTTCACGCGGTACGGGGCGCGTTGGCATGGGGCGTGGATTGGGGGAAGAGGCTGGATTCATTTCATCCGTCCGTCGCGGGCGGCCAACACGCAGCCAACGGTTCCCCATACGCCCATTCCGGCCACATACAGCACCCAAGGCGGCGTATGGAAGTCCAGTATCGCCTCCAGGGAAATCAGCGTTCCAGCCAGCAGCATGACCACCAGAAAGGCGATGCTGGCGGCGCGGGCGTGCAGTTGCCGCCCATATTCATCCATTTGCCGAATGCCGAGTACGGTCATGACGGCGAAAAACAGCGGCAATGCAGCCAGGATGCCCGCACCCAAGTTGTTGAAGGCAGGAATGTTTTGCATCCGTCCAAGGGCGACAGCCACCGCGCCCAACACGGCGACGCTCCCTCCACCTATCCCCATCCACAAACTCAGTCTGTTGACTCGGTGTTCACGGGCCGTAGGAACAGACCGTGATTGAGATTCTCTCCACTTCATGTCAAGCCTCCTTGACACCGAGAGTAAAGGGAGCTTGACCTGATGTCAAGCCTCTTTTACATAAGAACCGAGGTTGTGCATTTGTTAAGCGTTGGGTCAGGTCGCGTGAAAAGGCGAGATGACACACCTTTAGTGGTCACGTAAACCGTTTAAGATGCGCCACCTTCTGTGCGTGCCATTCCCGGCGTGTGCCGATGCTGAAGGCGTGCTTCCCCCTCGCTCATCCAAGATGAGAGCAGATCTGTTACAATGGGAAAGTTGAGCTTGGTGGCAGATTTGTACTGAGTTCAAGGCTGCCGGGTTCAAGACTATTGCCAAACCGCTTCATTCTCTGGCTCAACTCTCACGCGTTTTTCTCCGTTGAGCCGTGGTTTCAGATCAGTCAGTCCGCCTACTCAGTTTTCATTTTAACGCCATTCATCGTTGAAGAGCAGTTTTCAGAAATTGCTTCCCTGCTGCGGCGATTTCCGCAGTATCTCTGGAGGAGAGTGCATGTTTAACCCCCCTACCCTCGAAGACCTGCAAGAAACCCGCCGCGCCAACGAAAAGCTGGTGCTGAAAGCCTTGGAAAGCAAGCCCGAATGGGTCGAAACCGAACTGGCGAAAACCACCAGCCTGGCGCTGTCTCACCTCCGCGCCGCGCTTGCCAGCTTGCTCGATCAGGGCCGCGTACGCCGCTTGCCCGGTACCGGAACCCGCGCCGTGTACGGTCTGGCTGACCCCGGTCTGGCCGATGTGCCTGCAACGCCCCTGACTGGTGACGCCAAAAAAGTGCGTGACTACCTTGAAGGCCGCGCCGACAGCGCCCTGTACATGAGCGACCAACTCCGCATGACCCGTGAAGACGTGATGACGGCCCTGAGTCTGCTCAACGCACACGGCATGATCACCTGCACCTTCGTGGGCAGCCTCGTGATCTTCCGGCTCAAGGAAACGCAGGCATTGGGACAGGAGCAGGCTGTGCCCGCCCCCACCACCAAGAAAAAGCAAGTCGCGTAAATCAAGTTTGCCCATCGCCGCGTTCTCCGAGTCTGGAGGCGCGGCGGTTTTTTGGTTCGCTGAGTGTGGGTTGCTGTGTGGTTTGCTCAGACCCGTTCACAGTCTCCCCCTACACTGGCTCTATGCTTCCCCGTTCCCTCGTGCTCGCCGCCACGCTAACGCTGTTGGCCCCGGCCCTCAGCGGTTGCCGCTACAACTTCGTGCCCCTCATTCCGCCCGAAGTCAAGGTAGATTTCCCGGCGCGGATCGTTGGGGCCGCCCTGACCCGCAGCGGCGACGCGTTGACCTTGCAGGCGGCGCTCGATGGCCGCTTTGACCCCGGTTATCTGAGTGTGGTCTGGTTTGATGGAGGCCGTGAACTGGGCCGGGACAGCGTTTATCTGGACGCTGAAACCCGGAAGGCCAGCTTTACCCTGACCGCCGCCACTCCGGGCGCATACCGGGCGCTGCTGTCTTTTGGCGGCAATGTGCTGCGGCAAGTCGAGTTGTATGAAGTGCAGCCGTGAGTGAGCCGGAGAGCTGGGTGGGCGTGGTGGAATGGAGCGCAGGCACCCGCGAACGCCTGATCTGGCGGGGTGAACAGCAAAACGGCGGAAGGCTGGAACCCTACCGCACCGAAGCCTTACCCGCCCCCGTCAATTACGGCTGCTTGCCGGGCACACTCAACCCCGCCGACGCTGCCGAAGTGGACGCCGTGTGGTTAGGGGTTCTTCTGGCGGCGGGCACACAGATCACGGCGCGGCCAGCGGGCCTGCTTCATCTGGCCGACGGCGACCATAAGGTTATTTTTGGCGATGTACAGGGCGAAGCTATGGCCCTGCTGGCGTGGTTTCCGGCCAGCCGGGGGGCAAGGTTGCTGGGGCCGGAGCAGGCTCAGGCGTGGCTAGAGTCGTTGGCGGCTGTACCTTCAAACCCTGGGCCTTCCACTCCTGCACGATAAGGCGAATCTGGCCCCGTACCCACCGCAGCGCGTCGCTGCCCGGATACGACACGGCGCTGTGATCCTCGCGGGCCGAAACGTAGGTCTGAATGCCCGCCGCGCTGCCGTCTAACCGGGCATTGCGGGCCGGATCAAACAAATAGTTGATCAGCAGGCCGTTGCCGTTGGTGCGGGAGGGCAGGCGCTTGCTCTGCACTTCCAGATTGGCGGCGACGTTGGGCCACACCACGTCTTTCAGGCTCATCGATCCGCGTGTCAGCAGGGGCGCACCCGGCACGCTCAGGCTGTCGCAGGCGTTCAGAGCGCTGGGCAGGCCGCCTTGCGGTGTGGGAAGCCCGCGTATTCCCGCTGCATGATCGGCCCGCCAAGCCGTGCAAATGCCGTCCAGATCAATTTGAAGGGCGAACGGGATGTCTGGGGAGAGGCGGGTGAGGTAGTGCAGCCAGGTGGCCCCCTGCGAATGGCCCAGCAGCACCAGACGCGGCGGGTTCGGCCCCTTCAGCCAGCCGTTGTTCAGGCGCTCGAAGTCGGCCAGGAGAGAGCCGAAGCCACGCTGGGGAGCCTGCACCTGCAACGAGTTAACCTGCGCCGCCGCGTTACTGGCATATCCGGCCACCTGCACCATCAGGCCCGCCGCCGCGATCTCATCGGCCACCGCGTCTACCGTTCCCCGTGAACTCAGGTAGTCCCAGTTGTCTCGCGGAGCCACGCAGGGCGGCCCACAACGCCCCGACACGCTCAGAAGAACCACGTCGGGCGGGGGGCCAGCCAGATTCAGCGCCGCACTCCGCCCCGGCTGCACCGTAACGGGGGCACAGCCGGTCAACAAAATAAAAAAGAAGGGAAAAAGACGGTAAAGGGCAGACATTCGGGTTCAGTTTAAGAGCAACCGGGTCACGCGGGGGTCAGGCGGAATTGATTTGGGCCAGATTCACTGCTCAGCCCCCGTTTGCACGGGCAAGGGGGCTAGGAAGCGGAGTGAAACCTGTCATCTGTTCTTGGCCCCTAGACCCCTGGATCCCCTACCTACAGCCCAATTCCTGCACCCACCGTCAACTCTCGCCCGACTCAGCCGCCTGCTCACCCCGCGCCCGGTACAGCTTGGCAGGCCGCCCCGCCAACCCGTACTGATGATCCAACTGGGCGCGGCCCACCCGCACCAGATGTTCCAGGTAGCGCCAGGCAGTTACCCGGCTCAGGGCCACGCGGTCGCCAATCTCTTCGGCACTCGTCGGGCGGCCCATATCGTCGAGCGACAGATACACCCGCTCCAGCGTATGCGGGTCGATGCCGCGTGGCAAAGCTTCGGCGGCGCTGGCACTGATGCCCAGCAAGCGGTCTAGGCTGGCCTGATCCAGCCGGGGTGCGGCATTGGGAGTGCTGGGCGTATGGCGGGCGCGGTGACGGGCCACCAATTCGGCCAACCTCGCGCCCGTAAACGGCTTGATCAGGTAATCGAAGGCCCCGTGTGCCAGCGCCGTGCGAACGCTGAATTCATCGTCGGCAGCAGTAATCAGGGCCACATCGGTGGTGCGGCCCTGCGTGCGCCAGTGCCTCAGCAGGCCCAAACCGCTGCCATCAGGCAAATGAATGTCCAGCAAAATCAGATCGGGGGCCAGAGCCTGTGCCAGCGCGTCGCCCTGGGCACAGGTGGCCGCGCTCCCCACCACATGCACGTCGGGGTCGCGTTCCAGCAAATCCCGGTTCACGCGGGCCACCCGCAAATCGTCTTCTACCAGCAGCACCCGCACCCGTGTACTCATGCCGGACGCCTCGGCGCACTATTTTCTGGAGAAGAGGTGGCCAGTACAGTGCTTGCCGGCGCAGGCAGGCTGACCTGAAACACCGTATGCCCGCCGCGCCGCGTGTGCTTGATTTGCCCGCCGAGCGCCTGCACTCGCCCCAGCACGCCTGCCAGCCCGTAGCCCCGGCCCTCGCCCTTGCTGCTCGCGCCGCGTGTAAAGAGCCGGGCCGCCACGCCCGCCGCCACGCCGGGGCCGCTGTCTTCCACCTCCACCTGTGCGCCTTCCGGGTCTTCGCCAATCAGCACGGTGACGGTTCCCGGTTGCCCGGCCAGCGCCTCGAACGCATTTTCGGTCAGGTTACCCACTGCTGTCACCAGCGTATCGGCGTGCCGTTCCCACAGGGCCGATAGATTGCTCCCCTCGGCCACCTGAAAATCGATCCCGAGTTCCTGCGCCCGCTCACGTTTTCCGGCCAGCAGCGCCACCAAACGGGGAACCTGCACATCCCTCAGCAGTTGCCGGAACTGCGCGCCCTGCTCGATTTCGGCGTTCAGCACACGCAGGGCTTCGGCGGGGCGGCCCAGTTGCAACAGCCCTGACAGCACATGCAGGCGGTTCTGGTACTCGTGTGTTTGGGCACGCAGCACATCCACAAACCCGCGTGCATGGGTCAGTTCGTCAGCCAGGGCCACCGCTTCGGCCCGGTCCCTGAATCCTGCCACGAACCCACCTCCATCAGCCCCAGACTGTCCTAGCGGTTCTATGTTGACCAGAATGGGTTGGCCCTTCAGCATCACTTCCAGGTTTTGTTGGCGCGACAACGGCTGCTGCACCGGGCGGGTGAGGAGGGCCAATTCCGGCCAGTAATCGGCCAGAGGCGCGGGCGTCGACTGTGGCCTCACTGTCTGCGGCCTCACCGTCTGCGGCCCCAGCATCTCGGCGGCGCGGTCATTGACCAGCGTCACCCGGCCCTGTCCGTCTACAGCAATCACGCCTTCGCGCAGGGCGGCCAGCACCGCCCGCTGTTGGCCCACCAGCGCGGCAATCTGTTCGGGTTCCAGATTCAGAATATCGGCCCGCAGTCGCCGGGCTACCAACATCGCGCCCGCCGTGCCCAGCCCCAGCGCCAGCACGAACCACGGAGCCAAACTGATCAGCGCCCCCACCACCAGGTGCCAGGCGGCGGGCATCAGGTAGCCCGTGCTGACGACGCCCACCACCACGCCCGCCGCATTTTTGACTGGCACTTTGCCGCGTACGCTGACGCCGAGGCTGCCCCGCGCCACGCTGATAATTTCACGGCCTGCAAACGGTTCTATGTTGTCGCCGCCTTCCATCGGTTGCCCCAAGCGGTCAGGCAGCGGGTGCGCCAGCCGGATGCCTGCGCGGTTGCCCACCACGATAAAATCGGCCTCGGCCTGGGCGCGAATTTCGTTCACCTGAAGATTCAGGGCCGCGTTTTGCACGCCTGCTTCTGCACCTGACACGATGTTGGGTAAGCGCGACACGATCCGGCTGGTGGTCATGGCCCGTTCGCCTATGCGTTCTCTGGCCTCGCCGTACAGTTGCCACGTTTGCACCAGCACCAGCAGCGCAGTCATGGCGCACAGCACCAGCAGATGCAGCCACACCAGGCGGCCCTGAATGCCCTGCCGCCGCAGGAAAGGGGGTGGGCGGAACAGCGCAGGCAGGGGTAACGCAGGCACGGGCGTTGCGGTCAGATGGGAAGGCGGTGTGGGCCGGGTCACGGGGGATCAAGGGTCATTCTAGGCGCGGCGGGAAAGCGAGGCGGGCCTTGCGTGCATTGTGTTCACGGTTGTGCATTGTGGTCACCAAAAATGCTGTGTCAGACGTACAAAACCCCTTGTGTTGGCGTTGGCGTGAGCGTAGGGTGAACCACAACCACAATCTCACCCTGCTCTGCCGCCCACTTCCCGGCGCGGCCTGCCCCCGGAGGCACCCCATGTCTGTAAAAATCACGAAAAACGCTGCTCTGACCCTCTCCGCCTTGCTGCTGGCCGCGCCTGTCACACACGCTCAGGGCATCAACAACCTGCGCATCATGGCCCCGGCTGCCCCTGGCGGTGGCTGGGATCAGACCAGCCGCTCGCTGCAAACCGTTCTGCAAGACGAAGGTGTGGTCAAGCCCGTGCAGGTGTTCAACGTTCCCGGCGCGGGCGGCACGATTGGTCTGGCGCAGCTGTACAACGCCAAGGGCGACGGCAACCTGCTGATGACCATGGGCCTCGTGATGGTCGGCGCGATCCAGACCAACAACTCTAAAGTCGACCTGAGCCGTGTGACCCCGATTGCCCGCCTGACCGGGGAATATGAGGTGCTGGTGGTGCCTGCCAGCAGCCCGTATAAAAACACCGCCGACCTGGTCGCCGCTTGGAAGGCCAACCCCGGCGCAGTAGCCTTCGCAGGCGGCAGCGCGGGCGGCACCGACCATATGCTGGTGGGCCTGCTGGCGCGGGCGGCGGGCGTAGACCCCAAAGATGAACTATGTGCCCTTCAGTGGCGGCGGCGAAACCCTGGCAGCCTTGCTGGGCAATCAGGTCGCGGCAGGCGTGGCAGGCTACGGCGAGTTCGAGGCCCAGATCAAGGCCGGAAAATTGCGGGCCATCGGCATCAGTGCGCCCAAAGCTCAGGCCGGAATTGCTGTACCCACGCTTAAATCTCAGGGCTACAACATTGATCTGGCCAACTGGCGCGGCATCGTGGCTCCTCCCGGCATCAGCGCCAGCGAGAAATCGGCGCTGGTGGCAGCGCTGGACAAGATGCACAAATCCAAAGCTTGGAAAGACACCCTGAAGACCCGCAACTGGACAGACCTGTACATGAGCGGCAGCAAGTTCGACGTGTTCCTGAAACTGGAAGCCGTGCGGACTAAAGGTATCTTGCAAGACATCGGCCTCGTGAAGTAAGCCGGAGCACCAGGGGGCGGAGTGGAAGCACGAGAGCCACTTCGCCCCGTTTCATGGCAAGACCGCCCCAAGATCAACCCCTTTCTCATTTCCCAGAGGTTCCCATGCCCGATCCCGTGCCACCCCCTATTTCTCTCTCTCCCTCCCGCCGCCCCATCAGCGTGCCCGACCTGCTGATTGCCCTCGGCGTGGTGGTGCTGGGCCTGCTGATGCTGATCGGCACCAACCAGATTGCCGCTTCAGGCATGAATACGGTGGTGGGGCCGAGAGTCTTCCCGTTGATCGTCAGTATCGGCACGCTGGGTCTGGGCGTGCTGCTGACTGTTGGGGCCTTGCGGGGCCACCGCGCCGAACCTGCCACCGAGGAAGACACCGACCCCAATGTGCCCGTGAATCTGGCGTCTCCAGGCCTTATTCTGGGCGGGTTCCTGCTGGGCACGCTGCTGCTGCAACCGCTGGGTTTCGTGTTTGGCACGGCCATCATGTATTTCACGGTGGCTTACGCCTTCGGTGAGCGGCGGTACGGCCTGATGGCGGGCGTGGCACTCATCGTCGCGCTCATCACCTACTTGCTGTTCACGCGTGGGCTGGGCCTGACCCTGCCCCCCGGCCTCCTCAAGGGTGTGATCTGATGGACGCCATCACCGCCCTGTTCGCCGGATTTGAAACAGCCCTGACGCCCATTAACCTGCTGTGGGCGCTGGTGGGTGTCACGCTGGGTACGCTGGTGGGCGTGCTGCCGGGCATCGGGCCAGCCCTGACGGTGGCGCTGCTGCTGCCCGTCACCGCCAAATTGCCCCCCGTCAGCGCCTTCATCATGTTCGCGGGCATCTATTACGGCGGCATGTTCGGCGGCTCTACCACCTCTATTTTGCTGAATACCCCCGGCGAATCCAGTTCTATCATTACCGCGCTGGAAGGCAATAAAATGGCCCGCAAAGGCCGCGCCGCCGCTGCTCTGGCGACTGCCGCTATCGGGTCGTTCGTGGCCGGAACCATCGGCACCATGCTGCTCACGTTTGCTGCACCTGCCATTGCCGAAATCGCTGTGCAGATTCGCCCCGAAGCCAAGTTTTCGCTGATCATGCTGGCGTTCGTGACCATCAGCGCCACCTTTGGCGGTAGCCCCCTGCGCGGCCTGATCAGCCTGTTTTTTGGCCTGTGCATCGGGCTGGTAGGCACCGACCTGCAAAGTGGGCAGGCCCGGTTCACGCTGGGCCGCCCCGAACTGCTGGACGGCATCGAGTTCGTCACGGTGGTTATCGGCCTGTTTGCCATCGGGGAAACGCTGTTTGTGGCCTCCCGCCTGCGCAAAGACAAGGCCAGCGTCATCAAGTTGGAGGGCAACGCCCGCATGACCCGCGAAGACTGGCGGCGCAGTTGGAAACCCTGGCTGCGCGGCACGGCGTTGGGCTTTCCCTTCGGCGCAATTCCAGCAGGCGGCGCAGAAATTCCTACCTTCCTGAGCTACACGCTGGAAAAGAAGCTGAGCAAGCACCCCGAAGAGTTCGGCAAGGGTGCAATTGAAGGCGTGGCTGGCCCCGAAGCCGCCAACAACGCCGCCGCTGCCGGAGTGCTGGTGCCGCTGCTGACGCTGGGGCTACCCACCAGCGCCACCGCCGCCATCTTGCTGGCCGCCTTTCAGCAGTACGGGCTTCAGCCGGGGCCGCTGCTGTTCGTGACCAGCCCGGAACTCGTCTGGGGCCTGATTGCCAGCCTGTACATCGGCAACGTGATGCTGCTGGCGCTGAACCTTCCCCTCGCGCCCGTGTGGGCCAAGCTACTGTTGATTCCGCGTCCGTTTCTGTATGCCGGAATCCTCGTGTTTTCGACGGTGGGCGTCTACAGCCTCAACAATAGTGTGTTTGATCTGTTCTTGCTGGCCCTGTTCGGCATCATCGGCTATGGCATGCGCCGCTTCGATTTCCCCATCACCCCTGCCATCATCGGCGTCATTCTGGGGCCAACCGCCGAAAGCTTTTTCCGCACGGCCCTGCAACAAAGCAACGGCGATTACAGCACCTTCGTTCGCCAGCCGCTCAGCGCGTTCATCCTGTTTATCGTTGCGCTGGCACTCATTGTTCCGGCGGTGTTGAAGGCGAGGAAGCCGTCAGTAGTGAGTTGATCTAGGCTGGGTTGATCTAACGGGTGGACAATGGAACGTAGATCGTGGTTAGAGCTTCACCACGATCTACGTTCCATTTGACTGTCTGAGTTCCACTGCCGATTTAGCTGCTCACCACTCCATCCCGCACCCGCAGCGTATGGCTTGCCAGCGCTGCCACATCCCGGTCATGGGTAATCAGCACCACCGTCCGGCCCCCCTGCGCCTGTGCGGTCAGCAAATCCAGCACCTTCTGGCCCGTGCGGGTGTCCAGATTTCCGGTGGGTTCGTCGGCCAGCAGCACGGCGGGGTCGCAGGCCAGGGCGCGGGCAATCGCTACCCGCTGCGCCTCTCCGCCCGACAACTGGCCTGGAAGGTGCGTGGCGCGGTTGCCTAATCCCACGCGCTCCAGCAGTTGTCGGGCGCGTTCGCGGCG from Deinococcus sp. QL22 encodes:
- a CDS encoding ABC transporter permease, which translates into the protein MVWRVAVRDLLATLRDRRTLIGTILIPLLLIPLFTLGLPQLLGQFVGGQQQERQKVGVVGTLPATLRAALERDEKAPDGSVLRAGVTLVAVTDPRAAVADGNVEAALRAPAALPTRAGDGTGTLEVYAKLTSLRAQTGAYDKVEDTIDAYNRTLTLERLTTLGLNADTLTPIRIKPVDASPPQQQRSGQLAFLIPLLMLNFILTGAMATALDATAGEKERGTLESLLVSPVRRGEVVAGKLLATTLTALTSACFSIIGFLASGVVATWLQRGQSASSAELSQAFGGQLSLGFGAAVALIGAAISAALLISAILIALSIYARSYKEAQTYVTPLSLAIVIPAVLLQFSDFLSTGPALYAIPLFGSMLAILDTVRGTVTAPNVLIAIAANLLGAFVLALVARRSFGREEVIFRN
- a CDS encoding ATP-binding cassette domain-containing protein — its product is MLEIQNLTKTYGKHTALSEVTLSAHDGEVFGLLGPNGAGKTTLLRLLATLLTPTSGTATVAGHDVQRDPEAVRRVVGVVNGGMGLPARLTGREVLRSFAGFYGMSRSQTDTRIADLDARLELGRTLDVRAGEYSTGMRQKVVIARAVIHDPAVLILDEASSGLDIFARRTLLDFVAATRAPGRLTVYSTHVMSEAEEVCDRMAILHEGKLVTVDTLQGILSRTGERNLERAFFALLRGTPRGEAAHVV
- a CDS encoding helix-turn-helix transcriptional regulator, yielding MDNRIRVLRAERQWTQADLAAALDVSRQTVNALETGRYDPSLPLAFRLARVFGRPIEEIFSDPEGVQEHA
- a CDS encoding inorganic diphosphatase, translated to MSEPESWVGVVEWSAGTRERLIWRGEQQNGGRLEPYRTEALPAPVNYGCLPGTLNPADAAEVDAVWLGVLLAAGTQITARPAGLLHLADGDHKVIFGDVQGEAMALLAWFPASRGARLLGPEQAQAWLESLAAVPSNPGPSTPAR
- a CDS encoding response regulator, with translation MSTRVRVLLVEDDLRVARVNRDLLERDPDVHVVGSAATCAQGDALAQALAPDLILLDIHLPDGSGLGLLRHWRTQGRTTDVALITAADDEFSVRTALAHGAFDYLIKPFTGARLAELVARHRARHTPSTPNAAPRLDQASLDRLLGISASAAEALPRGIDPHTLERVYLSLDDMGRPTSAEEIGDRVALSRVTAWRYLEHLVRVGRAQLDHQYGLAGRPAKLYRARGEQAAESGES
- a CDS encoding sensor histidine kinase → MTALLVLVQTWQLYGEARERIGERAMTTSRIVSRLPNIVSGAEAGVQNAALNLQVNEIRAQAEADFIVVGNRAGIRLAHPLPDRLGQPMEGGDNIEPFAGREIISVARGSLGVSVRGKVPVKNAAGVVVGVVSTGYLMPAAWHLVVGALISLAPWFVLALGLGTAGAMLVARRLRADILNLEPEQIAALVGQQRAVLAALREGVIAVDGQGRVTLVNDRAAEMLGPQTVRPQTVRPQSTPAPLADYWPELALLTRPVQQPLSRQQNLEVMLKGQPILVNIEPLGQSGADGGGFVAGFRDRAEAVALADELTHARGFVDVLRAQTHEYQNRLHVLSGLLQLGRPAEALRVLNAEIEQGAQFRQLLRDVQVPRLVALLAGKRERAQELGIDFQVAEGSNLSALWERHADTLVTAVGNLTENAFEALAGQPGTVTVLIGEDPEGAQVEVEDSGPGVAAGVAARLFTRGASSKGEGRGYGLAGVLGRVQALGGQIKHTRRGGHTVFQVSLPAPASTVLATSSPENSAPRRPA
- a CDS encoding tripartite tricarboxylate transporter TctB family protein → MPDPVPPPISLSPSRRPISVPDLLIALGVVVLGLLMLIGTNQIAASGMNTVVGPRVFPLIVSIGTLGLGVLLTVGALRGHRAEPATEEDTDPNVPVNLASPGLILGGFLLGTLLLQPLGFVFGTAIMYFTVAYAFGERRYGLMAGVALIVALITYLLFTRGLGLTLPPGLLKGVI
- a CDS encoding tripartite tricarboxylate transporter permease; amino-acid sequence: MDAITALFAGFETALTPINLLWALVGVTLGTLVGVLPGIGPALTVALLLPVTAKLPPVSAFIMFAGIYYGGMFGGSTTSILLNTPGESSSIITALEGNKMARKGRAAAALATAAIGSFVAGTIGTMLLTFAAPAIAEIAVQIRPEAKFSLIMLAFVTISATFGGSPLRGLISLFFGLCIGLVGTDLQSGQARFTLGRPELLDGIEFVTVVIGLFAIGETLFVASRLRKDKASVIKLEGNARMTREDWRRSWKPWLRGTALGFPFGAIPAGGAEIPTFLSYTLEKKLSKHPEEFGKGAIEGVAGPEAANNAAAAGVLVPLLTLGLPTSATAAILLAAFQQYGLQPGPLLFVTSPELVWGLIASLYIGNVMLLALNLPLAPVWAKLLLIPRPFLYAGILVFSTVGVYSLNNSVFDLFLLALFGIIGYGMRRFDFPITPAIIGVILGPTAESFFRTALQQSNGDYSTFVRQPLSAFILFIVALALIVPAVLKARKPSVVS